One genomic region from Nostoc sp. 'Peltigera membranacea cyanobiont' N6 encodes:
- a CDS encoding mobilization protein: MAAIHFMDGEKGGVGKSLFARVMVQYCIDNKLSYELVEADQSNPDVGAFYPDNHKTAVFSESERKAYDADEIFNLALTTSVIVNLPAQVYPAVTDWIERNQILEITGKNKVKIYKWFVCSGGYDSVQLFMQSLERFENKIKHIFVRNYGLCDDWKHVDGRKNLQDLIKAHKVAVINFPKFSYRERDILDANQINFSAARDYGELGVLGKQRLHNFLKKASEEIEKAKIWNLPAASITSPIEKVDDANVNGKVTTKK, encoded by the coding sequence ATGGCAGCAATTCACTTCATGGATGGTGAAAAAGGTGGAGTTGGCAAGTCTTTGTTTGCACGGGTTATGGTGCAATACTGCATTGACAATAAACTCTCTTATGAATTGGTAGAAGCAGACCAAAGTAATCCAGATGTGGGCGCATTTTACCCAGATAATCATAAAACAGCAGTTTTTAGCGAATCAGAGCGTAAAGCTTACGATGCTGATGAAATTTTTAATTTAGCACTAACAACTTCTGTCATTGTCAATTTACCTGCTCAAGTATACCCAGCAGTAACTGATTGGATTGAGCGTAATCAAATCCTAGAAATTACTGGGAAAAATAAGGTCAAAATATATAAGTGGTTTGTTTGTAGTGGTGGATATGACAGTGTTCAATTATTTATGCAATCTCTCGAACGCTTTGAGAACAAGATTAAGCACATATTTGTACGCAATTATGGTTTATGCGATGACTGGAAACATGTAGATGGACGTAAGAATTTACAGGATTTAATCAAAGCTCATAAAGTAGCTGTCATCAATTTTCCCAAGTTCAGCTATCGAGAGCGGGATATCCTTGATGCCAATCAGATAAATTTTTCTGCGGCTAGAGATTATGGAGAGTTAGGTGTATTGGGTAAGCAGCGATTACACAATTTTCTCAAAAAAGCTTCTGAGGAAATTGAGAAGGCTAAAATTTGGAACCTTCCAGCAGCTTCAATTACTTCCCCCATAGAAAAAGTTGATGATGCTAATGTTAACGGCAAAGTTACTACCAAGAAGTAA
- a CDS encoding plasmid mobilization protein encodes MTNASIMRQKRSHRIDIRLTLAEYEKAQLMADENNLTMSELFRAKTLKNRLPRRVTKVAGQTYWELGKIGNNLNQIAKAINTSVLMGEPVVVDRALLSQVRDLVKQVRREIAEIDLITDLQDEA; translated from the coding sequence ATGACTAATGCATCAATAATGCGACAGAAACGCTCACACAGGATAGACATTAGACTGACTTTGGCAGAATACGAGAAAGCACAGTTAATGGCAGATGAAAATAATCTCACTATGAGTGAGTTGTTTCGTGCCAAGACTCTGAAAAATAGATTGCCCAGGCGTGTCACCAAAGTAGCAGGCCAAACTTACTGGGAATTGGGGAAAATAGGTAACAATCTCAACCAAATAGCTAAAGCAATCAATACTTCAGTACTCATGGGAGAACCTGTGGTCGTAGATAGAGCATTGTTGTCACAGGTAAGAGATTTGGTGAAACAGGTGCGCCGAGAGATTGCTGAAATTGATTTAATCACTGATTTACAAGATGAAGCATGA
- a CDS encoding ParM/StbA family protein codes for MSNLIVSFDPGASLTKIVYELATEGKPCLMTMEPEMLKLPQSSIDAYMSSRKGLESPKPVDEAWVSSPADGDTQCTVVGFLARQFSASARLDKLKYETSIHKALAVIGAIAQHNKLPNRFSLSLTSLLPYGEYQNRQAFEQQLQSALKDFRFRGQRLRVKLERFECLPEGAGLAMIRQRQNGKEWFNAQTIAVLMFGHRNTSLLLFERGKMTAGYTNGLGFHQMVKRVIERTSGQDATALTSAIYAAGSDITTDNQAIRTLVKSREPKNIDYELQMIVNAIATAKAEYWSRLYDWLESTLPAVNEVILSGGAALYLEQELQECFQEISTYWGADLQQQVQEVFKDKSNDYCHTFREQEALSFRLIDAFGLFMRFRAQIEKVA; via the coding sequence ATGTCAAACTTGATAGTCAGTTTTGACCCTGGTGCTTCCTTGACCAAGATTGTTTACGAACTAGCAACTGAAGGCAAACCATGTTTGATGACAATGGAACCAGAGATGCTGAAGTTGCCTCAAAGTTCAATTGACGCTTATATGTCGAGTCGCAAGGGTCTGGAATCTCCTAAACCAGTAGATGAAGCCTGGGTGTCAAGTCCTGCGGATGGTGATACACAATGTACGGTAGTTGGATTCCTGGCACGGCAGTTTTCAGCATCTGCCAGACTCGATAAGCTCAAGTACGAAACCTCAATTCACAAAGCCTTAGCGGTTATTGGTGCGATCGCTCAACACAACAAATTGCCTAACAGGTTTTCACTATCACTGACCTCACTACTGCCCTATGGTGAATATCAAAATCGCCAAGCATTTGAGCAACAATTGCAGTCTGCACTCAAGGATTTTAGGTTTCGGGGTCAAAGGTTGCGGGTGAAGCTGGAGCGATTCGAGTGCTTACCCGAAGGTGCGGGATTGGCAATGATTCGCCAACGCCAGAATGGTAAAGAATGGTTTAACGCCCAAACGATCGCAGTGCTAATGTTTGGGCATCGCAATACCAGCCTTCTATTATTTGAACGGGGCAAAATGACGGCGGGTTACACCAATGGGCTGGGCTTTCACCAAATGGTAAAGCGAGTAATTGAGCGCACATCTGGACAGGATGCCACTGCTTTGACCTCTGCGATCTATGCAGCCGGTTCAGATATCACAACTGATAACCAAGCAATTCGCACTCTGGTCAAAAGCAGAGAACCTAAAAATATTGATTATGAATTGCAGATGATTGTTAATGCCATTGCTACTGCTAAAGCTGAGTATTGGTCTAGGCTTTACGATTGGCTGGAATCAACTTTACCTGCGGTGAACGAGGTGATCTTAAGTGGTGGCGCAGCATTATATTTAGAGCAAGAGTTACAAGAGTGCTTTCAAGAAATTTCAACTTATTGGGGTGCTGACTTACAACAGCAGGTACAAGAAGTATTCAAGGATAAAAGTAATGATTATTGCCATACTTTCCGAGAGCAGGAAGCTTTGTCGTTTAGGTTGATTGATGCGTTTGGTTTGTTTATGCGGTTTAGAGCGCAAATCGAGAAGGTAGCATGA
- a CDS encoding DUF6753 family protein → MSNSHTEELDLDDEFLDSVAARGKGLSQIPYPTLLDLAIRGKDDSFKARVWEIVVQTGLDPDDPAFLMMIATGRLQVLLEDNPKEMEAMFDLWQTQLYDHLQTYEKAAVKGQQKAIAQAVTGLIRRTEFERAIHSVPSLIAAGILLLIAAGVGGLVSVGGMSWYQSSHLDPAGPRQLTQAQANALEWATSNEGKFAHNLMQWNQDLLSRDQNGQLTCAKDVKRLGVTLEIGASSRKASSGFCTLWTSPANQRQFVSKPRLP, encoded by the coding sequence ATGAGTAATTCTCACACTGAAGAACTCGATTTAGACGATGAATTTTTGGATTCAGTTGCTGCTAGAGGCAAAGGACTGAGCCAAATTCCTTACCCAACTTTATTAGATTTAGCGATTCGAGGTAAAGATGATTCATTTAAAGCTAGGGTTTGGGAAATTGTAGTCCAAACCGGACTTGACCCTGATGACCCAGCATTTCTGATGATGATTGCTACTGGCAGGCTACAAGTGCTGTTGGAAGACAATCCCAAAGAAATGGAAGCAATGTTTGACCTGTGGCAAACGCAGCTTTATGACCATCTCCAGACATATGAAAAGGCAGCAGTAAAAGGTCAGCAAAAAGCGATCGCTCAGGCTGTGACAGGATTAATTAGGCGTACTGAATTTGAGCGTGCTATTCATTCAGTTCCTTCTCTAATTGCTGCGGGAATACTGCTATTAATTGCAGCTGGAGTGGGTGGACTGGTAAGTGTAGGCGGAATGTCTTGGTATCAATCCAGTCATCTAGATCCTGCTGGGCCACGCCAACTCACACAAGCCCAAGCCAATGCTTTGGAATGGGCAACCAGTAATGAAGGTAAGTTTGCTCACAACCTAATGCAATGGAATCAAGATTTGCTGAGTCGTGACCAAAACGGTCAACTTACTTGTGCTAAGGATGTCAAGCGTTTGGGGGTAACACTGGAAATTGGAGCAAGTAGCAGAAAAGCCTCATCCGGGTTCTGCACGTTATGGACATCACCTGCTAATCAGCGCCAGTTTGTATCTAAACCGCGTCTACCTTGA